In a genomic window of Gossypium arboreum isolate Shixiya-1 chromosome 7, ASM2569848v2, whole genome shotgun sequence:
- the LOC108457677 gene encoding casein kinase 1-like protein 6 isoform X1: MDHVIGGKFKLGRKIGSGSFGELYLGVNVQTGEEVAVKLESAKTKHPQLYYESKLYMLLQGGTGIPHLKWSGVETDYNVMVIDLLGPSLEDLFNYCNRKLSLKTVLMLADQMINRVEYMHSKGFLHRDIKPDNFLMGLGRKANQVYVIDYGLAKKYRDLQTHKHIPYRENKNLTGTARYASVNTHLGIEQSRRDDLESLGYVLMYFLRGSLPWQGLKAGTKKQKYDKISEKKVSTPIEVLCKSYPSEFVSYFHYCQSLRFEDKPDYSYLKRLFRDLFIREGYQFDYVFDWTVLEYPKIGGSSRGRHSSGRAGLAAGPTIEKPERISVGREIRDRFSGAVEALSKRNISSTSPHLDHSRHKTVDDGALSKHALSDSDKRRSSSRYGSTSRRAVVASRPSSSVEANDAPQNRLASGGGRMSTTQRIQLAFESKTSSRATPVRGSRDDHPLRSFELLSIKK, encoded by the exons ATGGATCATGTGATTGGTGGTAAGTTCAAGCTTGGAAGAAAGATTGGCAGTGGCTCTTTTGGAGAGCTTTATTTGG GGGTAAATGTGCAAACTGGAGAGGAAGTTGCTGTCAAACTG GAATCTGCAAAGACCAAGCATCCTCAGCTTTATTATGAGTCAAAATTGTATATGCTTCTTCAAGGAGGAA CGGGTATTCCCCATCTCAAGTGGTCTGGAGTTGAGACGGATTACAATGTCATGGTAATTGACCTTCTTGGACCTAGTTTGGAGGATTTGTTCAACTACTGCAATAGGAAACTTTCCTTAAAAACAGTGTTGATGCTTGCTGATCAAATG ATTAATAGGGTAGAATATATGCATTCAAAAGGCTTTCTTCACCGTGATATAAAACCTGACAACTTCTTGATGGGCTTAGGACGCAAGGCAAATCAG GTATATGTCATTGACTACGGTCTTGCAAAGAAGTATAGGGATCTTCAGACTCATAAGCACATCCCGTACAG AGAAAACAAGAATCTGACTGGCACAGCTCGTTATGCAAGCGTTAACACTCACCTTGGAATTG AGCAAAGCCGAAGAGATGATTTGGAATCCCTTGGTTATGTGCTCATGTATTTCTTGAGAGGAAG CCTTCCCTGGCAGGGGTTAAAAGCTGGTACAAAAAAGCAAAAGTATGATAAGATTAGTGAAAAGAAGGTATCGACTCCTATAGAG GTtctttgtaagtcatatccgTCTGAGTTTGTGTCTTATTTTCATTACTGCCAATCTTTGCGGTTTGAAGATAAACCTGATTATTCATATTTGAAGAGGCTTTTCCGAGACTTGTTTATAAGAGAAG GTTATCAGTTTGACTATGTCTTTGACTGGACTGTATTGGAGTACCCAAAGATTGGTGGCAGCTCCAGAGGGCGG CATTCCAGTGGAAGGGCAGGTTTAGCTGCTGGACCAACCATTGAAAAACCCGAAAGAATCTCAG TGGGAAGAGAGATTCGGGATAGATTCTCTGGTGCTGTTGAAGCATTGTCCAAAAGAAATATTTCAAGTACCAGTCCTCATCTTGATCATTCTAGACACAAGACTGTTGATGATGGGGCTTTGTCAAAGCATGCG CTCTCTGATTCAGATAAAAGACGCAGTTCTTCTCGATATGGTAGCACTTCAAGAAGAGCTGTAGTGGCAAGCAGGCCTAGCTCATCCGTTGAAGCCAACGACGCACCACAAAACCGACTAGCATCAGGTGGTGGCCGCATGTCTACCACACAAAGAATTCAACTTGCCTTTGAATCTAAGACATCTAGCCGAGCCACCCCTGTTAGAGGAAGCCGTGATGATCATCCTCTTAGAAGTTTTGAGCTCCTCTCGATTAAGAAATAA
- the LOC108457677 gene encoding casein kinase 1-like protein 6 isoform X2, translating to MLLQGGTGIPHLKWSGVETDYNVMVIDLLGPSLEDLFNYCNRKLSLKTVLMLADQMINRVEYMHSKGFLHRDIKPDNFLMGLGRKANQVYVIDYGLAKKYRDLQTHKHIPYRENKNLTGTARYASVNTHLGIEQSRRDDLESLGYVLMYFLRGSLPWQGLKAGTKKQKYDKISEKKVSTPIEVLCKSYPSEFVSYFHYCQSLRFEDKPDYSYLKRLFRDLFIREGYQFDYVFDWTVLEYPKIGGSSRGRHSSGRAGLAAGPTIEKPERISVGREIRDRFSGAVEALSKRNISSTSPHLDHSRHKTVDDGALSKHALSDSDKRRSSSRYGSTSRRAVVASRPSSSVEANDAPQNRLASGGGRMSTTQRIQLAFESKTSSRATPVRGSRDDHPLRSFELLSIKK from the exons ATGCTTCTTCAAGGAGGAA CGGGTATTCCCCATCTCAAGTGGTCTGGAGTTGAGACGGATTACAATGTCATGGTAATTGACCTTCTTGGACCTAGTTTGGAGGATTTGTTCAACTACTGCAATAGGAAACTTTCCTTAAAAACAGTGTTGATGCTTGCTGATCAAATG ATTAATAGGGTAGAATATATGCATTCAAAAGGCTTTCTTCACCGTGATATAAAACCTGACAACTTCTTGATGGGCTTAGGACGCAAGGCAAATCAG GTATATGTCATTGACTACGGTCTTGCAAAGAAGTATAGGGATCTTCAGACTCATAAGCACATCCCGTACAG AGAAAACAAGAATCTGACTGGCACAGCTCGTTATGCAAGCGTTAACACTCACCTTGGAATTG AGCAAAGCCGAAGAGATGATTTGGAATCCCTTGGTTATGTGCTCATGTATTTCTTGAGAGGAAG CCTTCCCTGGCAGGGGTTAAAAGCTGGTACAAAAAAGCAAAAGTATGATAAGATTAGTGAAAAGAAGGTATCGACTCCTATAGAG GTtctttgtaagtcatatccgTCTGAGTTTGTGTCTTATTTTCATTACTGCCAATCTTTGCGGTTTGAAGATAAACCTGATTATTCATATTTGAAGAGGCTTTTCCGAGACTTGTTTATAAGAGAAG GTTATCAGTTTGACTATGTCTTTGACTGGACTGTATTGGAGTACCCAAAGATTGGTGGCAGCTCCAGAGGGCGG CATTCCAGTGGAAGGGCAGGTTTAGCTGCTGGACCAACCATTGAAAAACCCGAAAGAATCTCAG TGGGAAGAGAGATTCGGGATAGATTCTCTGGTGCTGTTGAAGCATTGTCCAAAAGAAATATTTCAAGTACCAGTCCTCATCTTGATCATTCTAGACACAAGACTGTTGATGATGGGGCTTTGTCAAAGCATGCG CTCTCTGATTCAGATAAAAGACGCAGTTCTTCTCGATATGGTAGCACTTCAAGAAGAGCTGTAGTGGCAAGCAGGCCTAGCTCATCCGTTGAAGCCAACGACGCACCACAAAACCGACTAGCATCAGGTGGTGGCCGCATGTCTACCACACAAAGAATTCAACTTGCCTTTGAATCTAAGACATCTAGCCGAGCCACCCCTGTTAGAGGAAGCCGTGATGATCATCCTCTTAGAAGTTTTGAGCTCCTCTCGATTAAGAAATAA